The genomic segment TTTGAATACTGGATTAAGTATTTAGGATTTGAAGTGCCTGAAGTCGAAACAGTGATTTTATCTAACGTTCCTGCATAAACCATGCCTAGTTCGGCGCTCTCTCCGTTCGTATTTGTTTCGTCTGAAAATAGTGGTACTAGCAGCTCCGGGGAGTCAATTGTGACTTCTTTGGCTTTTGAATTTTTGACGGTTGTTACAAAATCTCCAATTTTGATTAAAACATCTTTGCCTTTTTGTTTGATTTCTGGCTCTTCGTCGATTGGAAATGTTGATGGTCGATGAATGATTCGATCACCTTGCTTTGGATTGAAATCACTGATCTTGTCCATCCCTTCTGAAAGGATGAAATCATCGGCTCCTTTTCCCCCATTCAGGATGTCATTGCCCAGGCCTCCATCAAGAATGTCGCGTCCCTTGCCTCCTTCGAGGGTGTCGTCGCCCTTGCCGCCCTCCAGTTGATCGTCGCCGATATCGGCGGTAATCAGGTCATCACCGCTTCCGCCGTTGAGGCTGTCGTCGCCACTCCCTCCATCAACTGTGTCGTTCCCTTTGCCGCCATCCACGCTGTCGTCGCCGGCGCCGGCCTCGATGCTGTCGTTTCCTGCGTCTCCATCAACATCATCATCTCCCTCACCGCTCTCCACCAAATCGTCTCCGTCTCCGGCGTCGATCACATCCGCTGCAGCCGTCCCGCCGATCTCCTCATCCCGCAGCAGTGCACCTCTCTTGCGGCGCCCTGTGATCAAGCTCTCGTCCCATGTACCCCAGCGTTGAGCAACAGTTGCCTTAGGAGAACGCATCTGGCCCGTATTGAACATATCCTTTCATCCTGAACTTCGCTCAGTCGTTTGTCATCCCTCAGTTGGGGGAGTCTGGATTTGGCGGCTTTTTCGTATCAGCGGAGGGCGTTTTGGTTCGCCTTACAACCCTGAGCTGCCGTATCAATCCGTTCCCTCGTCTTGTTTCTGCTGCTCCATCTGCCGTTGCCGCATCGCAAACCGCTCACGATCGGCATCGCTGAAGCGATCAACGCAATGCACACATTGCACCCCTTTGATGGTGGTGGGATGGTCACGCTGCTCCGGTGACAGCGGCAACCCGCAGGCATGGCAGATGCTGTGTTCGCCGGGTTCAAGCCGGTGGTTCAAGGCCACCCGTTGATCGAACACAAAACATTCCCCATGCCAGCGACTGTCGGCTTCCGGCACCGTCTCCAGATACTTGAGAACGCCGCCGCGCAGGTGGTGCACCTCCCCGAAGCCGTTGTCTTGCAGATAGCTACTGGCCTTCTCGCAGCGAATCCCACCGGTGCAGAACATGGCAATGCGCTTGGGGGCTCTTTCTTGCACCAACGCGCGCAGCCCGGTGTCAGCCCAGGCAGGAAAATCGCGGAAACTCTCGGTTCCAGGATCAATGGCTCCCTCAAAGGAGCCGATGGCGGTTTCGTAGCTGTTGCGTGTATCGATTATGAGTGTGTCGGGATCATCCACCAGAGCGTTCCAATCGTCTGGATCCACGTAGGTGCCTGCGCTGCTGCGCGGGTCAACGCTCTCCACCCCCATGGTCACAATTTCCTTTTTACGCCGGGCCTTGAAGCGACGGAACACCGGCTTCTCGGCCCAGCTGCGCTTCACCTCCAGTGGCTCCTCCGGTTTTTCGGCTGAGTTCAGTGCCTCCTGAATCCGTGCCAGAAGTTGGTCCACGTCGATTTTGGGGCCGCTGATTGTGCCGTTCACGCCTTCTATGGCGATCAGCACGGAGCCAACCACACCGCCATCAGCTGCCAGGGTTGGCAAGTCAGCCAACAAGGCCTCCCGTTGATTGTCGTCGAGCGGGCAAAAGGCATAGAACGCCGCCACCAGCGTTTTGCTCGTGTTGGCCTGCCGCTCTGTCGTGTTCATCGGTCTGGATCGATCACAGCAGTGGCCGCTGAAGGTTTGTAGAACATGATCCTGTTTCCAGTGTTCTGGCGATGTTGCGGATTCTGTATTTCGGCAGCGTCGTCTTCACTGCGTTCTGGTTGCTGCGGCTGCTGTATCGCCGCTTTCTCGCCATGCGTCAGGTGAATGTGATCGTGGAAACACCCGAGCGTACGGCGACGATCAAAGCGCTGGAGAGGGCCTGGTCTGTTGATGAGAGCGTGGATGATTCGACGGATCCAAAGGCTTGATTGCCTGCCTGCCATGGCTGCCGGCTGCTCTCCGTCAGGGGTCTCAGCGCTGCTGATGCTGATGGTTCTTCCGACAGCTGCACAAAGCCGAATCACTGATCGTTGATGATTCCAGCTCAGTTCATCTCTCGCCAATCACTCA from the Synechococcus sp. KORDI-100 genome contains:
- a CDS encoding calcium-binding protein: MRSPKATVAQRWGTWDESLITGRRKRGALLRDEEIGGTAAADVIDAGDGDDLVESGEGDDDVDGDAGNDSIEAGAGDDSVDGGKGNDTVDGGSGDDSLNGGSGDDLITADIGDDQLEGGKGDDTLEGGKGRDILDGGLGNDILNGGKGADDFILSEGMDKISDFNPKQGDRIIHRPSTFPIDEEPEIKQKGKDVLIKIGDFVTTVKNSKAKEVTIDSPELLVPLFSDETNTNGESAELGMVYAGTLDKITVSTSGTSNPKYLIQYSNKEIGSNESQTNASNEDKEINEIYFKSIETDAIYDFIGGDKLPERWDFSEKGGKSDLSTSINTRGGENHVIGSSGGDFVIDHSISSESANKNSSYTFSPGADIFESKNEDGFNSSEDFPYELILPEYLTVTEIAKAGDDSIDIYLKDQDDDEHRTTFEKTGLSVKQVGELLGQSEDDFHYFRSSRRISEQELPTKRLLSDLQTIGEGKGGSYYDYRAIFDWDNSSYYDYNKGNFRGKKIWNGSSVFNKLDQGVQQKTISMRQISIKS
- a CDS encoding rhodanese-related sulfurtransferase, with the protein product MNTTERQANTSKTLVAAFYAFCPLDDNQREALLADLPTLAADGGVVGSVLIAIEGVNGTISGPKIDVDQLLARIQEALNSAEKPEEPLEVKRSWAEKPVFRRFKARRKKEIVTMGVESVDPRSSAGTYVDPDDWNALVDDPDTLIIDTRNSYETAIGSFEGAIDPGTESFRDFPAWADTGLRALVQERAPKRIAMFCTGGIRCEKASSYLQDNGFGEVHHLRGGVLKYLETVPEADSRWHGECFVFDQRVALNHRLEPGEHSICHACGLPLSPEQRDHPTTIKGVQCVHCVDRFSDADRERFAMRQRQMEQQKQDEGTD